Proteins encoded within one genomic window of Candidatus Methylomirabilota bacterium:
- the secA gene encoding preprotein translocase subunit SecA, with protein MLSVLFRAIFGTKHQRDVKRMRPAVEAINALGPELEGVPDAVLLAKTEEFRKRLADGEELDDLLVEAFAVCREAARRTVRMRHFDVQLMGGMILHRGTIAEMATGEGKTLVATLPAYLNALPGLGTHIVTVNDYLARRDAQWMGPIYHALGLSVGVIQHEMSYLYDPSHASPDIRLQALRPCTRREAYQSDITYGTNNEFGFDYLRDNMRFSLEDMVQREHFYAIVDEVDSILIDEARTPLIISGPAEGSTDRYYKIDRIIPKLTRAATIVEGKLSEIEAQAPGDYIVDEKSRAVSLTEQGISHCERLLNIDNLYDPSQMDQLHHISQGLKAHALFKKDVDYVVKDGQVIIVDEFTGRLMPGRRWSDGLHQAVEAKEGVRIESENQTLATITLQNYFRMYDKLAGMTGTAATEAEEFAKIYKLDVTVIPTNQPLSRVNYPDVVYKSEREKFEAVSAEIVAAHEKGQPVLVGTVSIEKSEHLSRLLKKRGIPHQVLNAKYHEREAEIVAQAGREKTVTIATNMAGRGTDILLGGNPDFLSKELLRKKGLDPALAPAEARQTAWEEARRLTDPEHERVVALGGLHIIGTERHESRRIDNQLRGRSGRQGDPGSSRFYLSLEDDLLRIFGSERIQRIMERLGMEEGEPIEHKLVTRAITTAQKRVETRNFEIRKHLLEYDDVMNKQREIVYGLRRETLEGESQEEQILEWASEITGAIVGRFAPREAHVEDWDLAGLNEALYRQFDLRLPAEETDAAVEVGSAEALEAKVQEAVEGVYRERERQVGPELFHRLERWIMLGLRWEDGEFRGIDQLWKDHLLNMDHLKEGIGLRGYGQRDPLTEYKKEAFDMFQEMMERLKEIVLEQLFKVRIGPAELGAPDRTETVAPEPRWREIHGDAGAGNSSPKVMASSKVGRNDPCPCGSGKKYKKCCLLKGA; from the coding sequence ATGCTTTCCGTTCTCTTCCGCGCGATCTTCGGGACCAAGCACCAGCGCGACGTCAAGCGCATGCGGCCGGCCGTGGAAGCCATCAATGCCCTCGGCCCCGAGCTCGAGGGCGTGCCCGACGCCGTGCTCCTCGCGAAGACGGAAGAGTTCCGCAAGCGCCTGGCCGACGGCGAGGAGCTGGACGATCTGCTCGTCGAGGCCTTCGCGGTGTGCCGCGAGGCCGCCCGGCGCACGGTGCGCATGCGCCACTTCGACGTGCAGCTCATGGGGGGGATGATCCTGCATCGCGGCACCATCGCCGAGATGGCCACGGGCGAGGGCAAGACGTTGGTGGCGACCCTGCCTGCCTACCTCAACGCCCTGCCCGGCCTCGGCACCCACATCGTCACCGTCAACGACTACCTGGCCCGGCGCGACGCGCAGTGGATGGGCCCGATCTATCACGCCCTCGGGCTTTCCGTGGGCGTCATCCAGCACGAGATGTCGTATCTCTACGACCCCTCGCACGCCTCGCCGGACATCCGCCTGCAGGCGCTCCGGCCGTGCACCCGCCGCGAAGCCTATCAGTCCGACATCACCTACGGCACCAACAACGAGTTCGGGTTCGACTATCTCCGGGACAACATGCGCTTCAGCCTGGAGGACATGGTGCAGCGCGAGCACTTCTACGCGATCGTGGACGAGGTCGACTCGATCCTGATCGACGAGGCGCGCACCCCGCTCATCATCTCGGGCCCCGCCGAGGGCTCGACGGACCGGTACTACAAGATCGACCGCATCATCCCCAAGCTCACCCGGGCCGCCACCATCGTCGAGGGCAAGCTGTCGGAGATCGAAGCCCAGGCCCCCGGGGACTACATCGTGGACGAGAAGTCCCGGGCGGTATCGCTGACCGAGCAGGGCATCTCGCATTGCGAGCGCCTCCTCAACATCGACAACCTGTACGACCCGTCCCAGATGGACCAGCTCCACCACATCAGTCAGGGCCTCAAGGCTCACGCGCTCTTCAAGAAGGACGTGGACTACGTGGTCAAGGACGGGCAGGTCATCATCGTGGACGAGTTCACGGGCCGGCTCATGCCCGGGCGGCGCTGGTCCGATGGCCTCCACCAGGCCGTGGAGGCAAAAGAAGGCGTCCGGATCGAATCGGAAAATCAGACGCTTGCCACCATCACGCTCCAGAACTACTTCAGAATGTACGACAAGCTCGCCGGCATGACGGGCACGGCCGCCACCGAGGCCGAAGAGTTCGCGAAGATCTACAAGCTCGACGTCACCGTCATCCCCACGAACCAGCCCTTGTCCCGGGTCAACTACCCGGACGTCGTCTACAAGAGCGAGCGGGAAAAGTTCGAGGCGGTGAGCGCGGAGATCGTCGCCGCCCACGAAAAGGGTCAGCCGGTCCTCGTGGGGACGGTGTCCATCGAGAAGTCGGAGCATCTGTCCCGGCTCCTCAAGAAACGGGGCATCCCCCACCAGGTCCTGAACGCCAAGTACCACGAGCGCGAGGCGGAGATCGTGGCCCAGGCCGGGCGCGAGAAGACCGTGACCATCGCGACCAATATGGCGGGGCGAGGCACCGACATCCTGCTCGGGGGCAATCCGGACTTCCTCTCGAAAGAGCTCTTGAGGAAGAAAGGGCTCGATCCCGCCCTCGCCCCCGCCGAGGCGCGCCAGACGGCCTGGGAGGAGGCGCGGAGGCTTACCGACCCCGAGCACGAGCGCGTGGTGGCGCTGGGCGGCCTCCACATCATCGGGACGGAGCGCCACGAGTCGCGGCGCATCGACAACCAGCTCCGCGGGCGGTCGGGACGCCAGGGCGATCCCGGCTCCTCGCGCTTCTACCTGTCCCTCGAGGACGACCTCCTCCGCATCTTCGGCTCCGAGCGCATCCAGCGAATCATGGAGCGTCTGGGCATGGAGGAGGGCGAGCCCATCGAGCACAAGCTCGTCACGCGCGCCATCACCACGGCTCAGAAGCGCGTGGAGACGCGCAACTTCGAGATACGCAAGCACCTGCTCGAATACGACGACGTCATGAACAAGCAGCGGGAGATCGTGTACGGGCTCCGCCGGGAGACGCTCGAGGGCGAGAGCCAGGAGGAGCAGATCCTCGAGTGGGCGAGCGAAATCACGGGCGCCATAGTGGGACGCTTTGCTCCGCGGGAGGCACACGTCGAGGACTGGGACCTGGCCGGACTCAACGAGGCCCTCTACCGCCAGTTCGACCTGCGGCTCCCCGCCGAGGAGACCGACGCCGCCGTCGAGGTCGGTTCGGCGGAGGCCCTCGAGGCCAAGGTGCAGGAGGCCGTGGAAGGCGTGTACCGGGAGCGGGAACGGCAGGTCGGCCCCGAGCTCTTCCACCGCCTCGAGCGCTGGATCATGCTCGGGCTGCGCTGGGAGGACGGGGAGTTCCGCGGCATCGATCAACTCTGGAAGGACCACCTTCTGAACATGGATCACCTGAAGGAAGGCATCGGTCTCCGCGGGTACGGGCAACGCGACCCGCTGACCGAGTACAAGAAGGAAGCCTTCGACATGTTCCAGGAGATGATGGAGCGTCTCAAGGAGATCGTCCTGGAGCAGCTCTTCAAGGTGCGCATCGGCCCCGCGGAGCTAGGGGCGCCCGACCGCACGGAGACCGTCGCCCCCGAGCCGCGGTGGCGCGAGATTCACGGCGATGCTGGCGCAGGCAACTCATCCCCCAAGGTCATGGCCTCATCCAAGGTCGGACGAAATGACCCGTGTCCGTGCGGCTCAGGAAAAAAGTACAAGAAATGCTGTCTTCTGAAGGGCGCCTGA
- the recN gene encoding DNA repair protein RecN, translating to MLRELTIRNLAVLEEARVSFAAGLNVLTGETGAGKSIVIDALLLVRGARVQADLIRTGAETASVEAVFEVPPSGPVAAILDEAGHGATDGQLVIKRELSPSGRHRVFVNDSAATAGLLERLGDLLVEIHGQHEHQRLMEPARQLDLLDRFASCEEARLRLGALWRRWDTARSELARIRDEAREGVRKEELYRWELSEIDAVQLRDGEEDELRGERRRLQNAERIYGGLQEVMGLLQEDAQAAGTRLGRAASLLRELSRFDPDVAAPIEALEGAQAYVEDAVARARALRDRAVMDPDRLRLIDERLDAVGAIKRKYGETAAAVSAYRDEIARALDRIERHDAIVEEMQGEVERAREAAEREGRELSEARAEAAPRLERMIQRELRTLGMDHARFRVALRCEVAGAEDLASGPEGWRLGGRGAESAEFLLSANPGEALKPLAKVVSGGELSRTMLAIKTILAATEEVPSMVFDEVDAGIGGRVADAVGHKLRQTAAGRQVLCVTHLAPIAAYAEHHLLVDKRVVKGATKTTVTALDAAGQVEEIARMLGGEHITDASRRHARELLKAARSGE from the coding sequence ATGCTGCGCGAGCTCACCATCCGCAACCTCGCCGTCCTCGAGGAGGCGAGGGTCTCCTTCGCCGCCGGGCTGAACGTGCTCACCGGGGAGACGGGAGCCGGCAAGTCCATCGTCATCGACGCACTCCTCCTCGTCCGCGGCGCCCGCGTCCAGGCCGACCTCATCCGCACCGGCGCCGAGACGGCCTCCGTGGAAGCGGTCTTCGAGGTGCCCCCCTCCGGACCGGTGGCCGCCATTCTCGACGAGGCCGGGCACGGGGCCACGGATGGGCAGCTCGTCATCAAGCGGGAGCTTTCACCATCGGGACGGCATCGGGTCTTCGTGAACGACTCGGCGGCCACCGCCGGACTGCTCGAGCGGCTGGGCGATCTCCTGGTCGAGATCCACGGGCAGCACGAGCATCAGCGGCTGATGGAGCCCGCCCGCCAGCTCGACCTGCTCGACCGCTTCGCCAGCTGCGAGGAGGCAAGGCTCCGGCTGGGCGCGCTCTGGCGGCGCTGGGACACCGCGCGATCCGAGCTCGCCCGCATCCGGGACGAAGCGCGCGAAGGCGTCCGGAAGGAGGAGCTCTACCGCTGGGAACTGTCGGAGATCGACGCCGTCCAGCTCCGGGACGGGGAAGAGGACGAGCTGCGCGGCGAGCGCCGGCGACTGCAGAACGCCGAGCGGATCTATGGCGGCCTGCAGGAAGTCATGGGTCTCCTGCAAGAGGACGCCCAGGCCGCCGGGACCCGTCTCGGGCGCGCCGCCTCTCTGCTGCGCGAGCTCTCGCGCTTCGATCCCGATGTGGCCGCGCCCATCGAGGCTCTGGAAGGCGCCCAGGCCTATGTCGAGGACGCCGTGGCCCGGGCCCGCGCCCTCCGCGACCGCGCGGTCATGGATCCGGACCGCCTCCGCCTGATCGACGAGCGCCTGGACGCCGTCGGCGCCATCAAGCGGAAGTACGGCGAGACCGCCGCCGCCGTCAGCGCGTACCGCGACGAGATCGCGCGCGCCCTCGATCGAATCGAGCGGCACGACGCCATCGTCGAGGAGATGCAGGGCGAGGTCGAGCGGGCAAGGGAGGCGGCGGAGCGTGAGGGGCGCGAGCTCTCGGAGGCGAGGGCGGAGGCGGCCCCGCGGCTCGAGCGGATGATCCAGCGTGAGCTGCGGACGCTCGGCATGGACCACGCCCGATTTCGCGTGGCCCTTCGCTGCGAGGTGGCGGGCGCCGAAGATCTCGCCAGCGGCCCCGAGGGATGGCGGCTCGGGGGGCGGGGGGCGGAGAGCGCCGAGTTCCTCCTCTCCGCCAATCCGGGGGAAGCGCTCAAGCCTCTGGCCAAGGTCGTGTCGGGAGGCGAGCTCTCGCGCACCATGCTCGCCATCAAGACCATCCTGGCCGCGACCGAGGAGGTGCCGAGCATGGTGTTCGACGAGGTGGATGCAGGCATCGGCGGCCGCGTGGCGGACGCCGTCGGCCACAAGCTCCGGCAGACGGCGGCCGGCCGGCAGGTCCTCTGCGTCACGCACCTGGCCCCCATCGCCGCGTATGCGGAACACCACTTGCTCGTGGACAAGCGCGTGGTGAAGGGTGCCACCAAAACCACGGTGACGGCCCTCGACGCCGCCGGCCAGGTCGAGGAAATCGCCCGCATGCTGGGCGGTGAGCACATCACGGACGCCTCGCGGCGTCACGCGCGGGAGCTGCTCAAAGCCGCGCGCTCGGGCGAGTAG
- a CDS encoding NAD(+)/NADH kinase — MKRIGIVAKPDRPDAAAVVARLLAWCAERGLQPVLEKETAGLCPDAQAATARKPDLPGQVDLLLVLGGDGTLLSMARLVGDLGVPILGVNLGGLGFLTALTKDELFPALEAFLAGDLVIEERVMLAAQVWRQGERLSEYAALNDVVITKSAMSRIINLAVSVDGQFATAYRADGLIISTPTGSTAYCLSAGGPIVFPTMPAVVLTPICSHTLTNRPIVLPADQRIEVTLQSDQDVMLTLDGQVGFALKEADVVAISQATARIRLLRFPQKHFFSVLRTKLKWGER, encoded by the coding sequence ATGAAGCGCATCGGCATCGTCGCCAAGCCCGATCGGCCAGATGCAGCCGCGGTGGTCGCCCGCCTCCTCGCCTGGTGTGCCGAGCGGGGCCTGCAGCCCGTCCTCGAGAAGGAGACAGCCGGGCTCTGTCCGGACGCGCAGGCGGCCACGGCGCGCAAGCCCGATCTGCCGGGACAGGTCGATCTCCTTCTCGTGCTGGGCGGCGACGGCACGCTCCTGTCCATGGCCCGCCTCGTGGGGGACCTGGGCGTGCCCATCTTGGGCGTGAACCTCGGCGGCCTGGGCTTCCTGACCGCCCTGACCAAGGACGAGCTTTTCCCGGCCCTCGAGGCCTTCCTGGCCGGCGACCTCGTGATCGAGGAGCGCGTCATGCTCGCCGCGCAGGTGTGGCGCCAGGGCGAGCGCCTCTCGGAATACGCGGCCCTCAACGACGTCGTCATCACCAAGTCGGCCATGAGCCGGATCATCAACCTCGCCGTGTCGGTAGATGGCCAGTTCGCCACGGCCTATCGCGCCGACGGGCTCATCATCTCCACGCCCACCGGCTCCACGGCCTACTGCCTCTCGGCCGGCGGGCCCATCGTGTTTCCGACCATGCCCGCCGTGGTGCTGACGCCGATCTGCTCTCACACCCTGACCAATCGCCCCATCGTGCTGCCCGCGGATCAGCGGATCGAGGTCACCCTCCAGTCGGACCAGGACGTGATGTTGACACTGGACGGCCAGGTCGGCTTCGCCCTCAAGGAGGCCGACGTGGTGGCCATCAGCCAGGCCACCGCGCGCATCCGTCTCCTTCGCTTCCCCCAGAAGCATTTCTTCTCGGTGCTCCGTACCAAGCTCAAATGGGGAGAGCGCTGA
- a CDS encoding TlyA family RNA methyltransferase has protein sequence MKKSLAKKPNPGSARPAPGRTPVGGQAKVKERIDVALVSRGLAPTREKAARLLLAGAVLVDGRRVDKPGVLVAPGAELKVTARQKFVSRGGDKLAHALAAFRVEPKGRVCVDVGASTGGFTHCLLENGAARVYAVDVGQGQLDASLRADGRVVVMEKTNARQLTPEAFPDPPSLATIDISFISLEKVLSPVFTVLTPDGEAIALVKPQFEIGKGLVGKGGVVRDAAHHKTVVSRVARYCVLHGWHARGVAVSPLKGPKGNREFFLHLTRTGRTAADLDELITRAVETPEPE, from the coding sequence GTGAAGAAATCGCTCGCGAAGAAGCCGAACCCTGGATCCGCGCGCCCCGCCCCGGGCCGCACGCCCGTGGGCGGGCAGGCGAAGGTCAAGGAGCGGATCGACGTGGCGCTCGTGAGCCGGGGGCTTGCCCCGACGCGCGAGAAGGCAGCCCGGCTCCTCCTCGCGGGCGCGGTGCTCGTCGACGGCCGGCGCGTGGACAAACCCGGCGTCCTCGTGGCCCCCGGCGCGGAGCTGAAGGTGACGGCACGCCAGAAATTCGTCAGCCGCGGGGGGGACAAGCTCGCCCATGCCCTGGCCGCTTTCAGGGTCGAGCCCAAGGGCCGGGTCTGCGTGGACGTCGGGGCCTCCACGGGCGGGTTCACGCACTGCCTCCTGGAAAATGGCGCCGCGCGCGTCTACGCCGTGGACGTGGGGCAGGGTCAGCTGGACGCTTCCCTCCGGGCCGACGGGCGGGTCGTGGTCATGGAGAAGACCAATGCGCGCCAGCTGACCCCCGAGGCTTTCCCGGACCCTCCGAGTCTGGCCACCATCGACATCTCGTTCATCTCGCTTGAGAAGGTGCTCTCGCCCGTGTTTACCGTGCTCACCCCCGACGGCGAGGCCATCGCCCTGGTGAAGCCGCAGTTCGAGATCGGCAAGGGGCTCGTGGGTAAGGGCGGCGTGGTGCGGGATGCCGCCCATCACAAGACGGTGGTCTCGCGGGTGGCGCGTTACTGTGTGCTCCACGGATGGCACGCGCGGGGTGTCGCGGTCTCGCCCCTCAAAGGGCCAAAGGGCAATCGCGAGTTCTTTCTCCACCTGACGCGCACGGGGCGCACCGCCGCCGATCTCGATGAGCTCATCACTCGTGCCGTGGAGACTCCCGAGCCGGAATGA
- a CDS encoding mannose-1-phosphate guanyltransferase, which translates to MKAVIMAGGFGTRLRPLTAHVPKPLVPVGNVPIMEHTVRLLKRHGFSDLVVLLYFMPETITSHFGDGSRWGVNMTYITPAADLGTAGAVRFAAEGTREPVLVMSADVLTDFDLEAAVAFHKAKGAEATMVLTRVEMPLAYGIVITDEDGRILRFLEKPAWGEVFSDTINTGIYLLEPSVFGAIPPNRPYDFGKELFPALLASGRSLWGHVARGYWRDVGDLTEYRAAHIDLLQGAVGVDIPGERHEGAGHTVWLGEGARVDYSARLTGSVIVGRGAQIDPGARVGNSVIGADCQVHAGADIQGSVLWDGVEIGAGAVIKEAVIGRKTIVRANAFLAEGVVIADSCRIGEGSVVKANVKVWPYKEVEDGATLAMSLVWGERWSRSLFGRYGVSGLANIELSPEFAAKLGAAFGATVGRHRVMITSRDHHKASRMINRALMSGLLSVGVEVQDLGVAPIPVVRYQVGALGLAGGTHVRKSPYDPQLADVKFFDARGLEIAPDREKAIERLFFMEDFERAPMDEIGTLSFPHAGTDRYRDGLLESVDREVVRKAGLKMVLDYAFGAASSIFPAVLGALGVEVIALNAYLDETRISKTAEEFGRSLQQLSNIVRTLGADLGVLLDTGGEKVFLVDEKGEILPGDLALALVSLLVMRTRPPGRIVVPITASRAVERMAEEHGFVVTRSRGTSRALTEAALAPDVALVGEEMGGLIFPSFHPAFDGMSAVVRVLEMMARLDVRLHQLTRAVPESHMVRIEVPCPDERKGAVMRRLIEATKHGKVELIEGVRVQMGEDWVAAIPDADRATFHVVAEASDRERAQRLADEYRERITGWRKEPA; encoded by the coding sequence ATGAAGGCCGTCATCATGGCGGGGGGCTTTGGCACCCGTCTTCGACCGCTCACCGCGCACGTGCCCAAGCCGCTCGTGCCCGTGGGCAATGTGCCCATCATGGAGCACACGGTCCGCCTGCTCAAACGCCACGGATTCTCCGATCTGGTTGTCCTCCTGTATTTCATGCCCGAGACCATCACGTCTCATTTCGGCGATGGGAGCCGCTGGGGCGTGAACATGACGTACATCACGCCCGCCGCCGATCTCGGCACCGCCGGAGCTGTCCGCTTCGCGGCCGAGGGGACTCGCGAGCCCGTCCTGGTCATGTCAGCCGATGTCCTGACCGACTTCGACCTCGAGGCGGCCGTCGCCTTCCATAAAGCGAAGGGCGCCGAGGCGACCATGGTGCTGACGCGGGTGGAGATGCCGCTCGCCTACGGCATCGTCATCACGGACGAAGACGGCCGCATCTTGCGGTTTCTCGAGAAGCCAGCCTGGGGCGAAGTCTTCAGCGACACCATCAATACCGGCATCTACCTGCTCGAGCCCTCGGTCTTCGGAGCCATCCCGCCCAACCGGCCGTACGACTTCGGCAAGGAGCTGTTCCCGGCTCTCCTCGCTTCCGGCCGCTCTCTCTGGGGTCACGTGGCGCGAGGGTACTGGCGCGACGTAGGCGATCTGACCGAGTACCGGGCCGCGCATATCGACCTGCTTCAGGGCGCCGTCGGGGTGGACATTCCCGGGGAGCGGCACGAAGGCGCGGGACACACGGTCTGGCTCGGCGAGGGGGCGCGCGTGGACTATTCCGCCCGACTGACGGGCTCGGTCATCGTCGGACGAGGCGCGCAGATCGACCCTGGCGCGCGGGTGGGCAACTCGGTCATCGGCGCGGATTGCCAGGTCCATGCCGGGGCGGACATCCAGGGCAGCGTCCTGTGGGACGGAGTGGAGATCGGGGCCGGCGCGGTGATCAAGGAGGCGGTCATCGGGCGCAAGACGATCGTGCGCGCCAACGCCTTCCTGGCCGAAGGTGTGGTCATCGCGGACTCCTGCCGTATCGGGGAGGGCAGCGTGGTCAAGGCCAATGTCAAGGTCTGGCCCTACAAGGAAGTCGAGGACGGCGCCACCCTGGCCATGAGCCTGGTGTGGGGCGAGCGGTGGAGCCGGTCGCTCTTCGGGCGGTACGGGGTCTCGGGCCTGGCGAACATCGAGCTGTCCCCGGAATTCGCGGCCAAGCTCGGAGCCGCCTTCGGAGCGACGGTCGGACGCCACCGGGTCATGATCACGAGCCGCGACCACCACAAAGCCTCCCGGATGATCAACCGCGCGCTCATGTCCGGTCTCCTCTCGGTGGGCGTGGAGGTCCAGGATCTGGGGGTAGCCCCCATCCCCGTGGTGCGCTACCAGGTGGGGGCGCTGGGGCTGGCGGGCGGCACCCATGTCCGCAAGTCCCCGTACGATCCCCAGCTCGCCGACGTGAAGTTCTTTGACGCGCGCGGCCTCGAGATCGCGCCCGATCGAGAGAAAGCCATCGAGCGGCTCTTCTTCATGGAGGACTTCGAGCGGGCGCCCATGGACGAGATCGGCACGCTGTCCTTCCCTCACGCGGGGACCGACCGCTACCGGGACGGCCTGCTCGAATCCGTCGACCGCGAGGTCGTGCGCAAGGCGGGGCTCAAGATGGTGCTCGACTACGCCTTCGGCGCGGCCTCCTCGATCTTCCCCGCCGTGTTGGGTGCCCTCGGCGTCGAGGTCATCGCCCTCAATGCCTACCTCGACGAGACGCGCATCTCGAAGACCGCGGAGGAGTTTGGGCGGTCGCTCCAGCAGCTCTCCAACATCGTCCGGACGCTGGGGGCAGACCTGGGCGTTCTCCTCGACACGGGCGGCGAGAAGGTGTTCCTCGTGGACGAGAAGGGCGAGATCCTCCCCGGCGACCTCGCCCTCGCCCTCGTCTCCCTCCTCGTCATGCGCACGCGTCCTCCCGGTCGGATCGTCGTCCCCATCACCGCCTCGCGGGCCGTGGAACGGATGGCCGAGGAGCACGGCTTCGTGGTCACGCGCTCGCGCGGGACCTCGCGCGCCCTCACCGAAGCCGCCCTCGCTCCAGACGTGGCCCTGGTGGGTGAGGAGATGGGCGGCCTGATCTTTCCCAGCTTCCACCCCGCCTTCGATGGCATGTCCGCGGTGGTCCGGGTCCTCGAAATGATGGCCCGCCTGGACGTGCGCCTCCATCAGCTGACCCGCGCGGTACCGGAGAGCCACATGGTACGGATCGAGGTTCCGTGCCCGGACGAGCGCAAGGGGGCCGTGATGCGCCGGCTCATCGAGGCGACCAAGCACGGCAAGGTGGAGCTGATCGAAGGCGTCCGTGTGCAGATGGGCGAGGACTGGGTGGCGGCAATCCCCGATGCGGACCGGGCCACCTTTCATGTCGTCGCGGAAGCCTCGGACCGAGAACGCGCGCAGCGCCTGGCCGACGAATATCGCGAACGCATCACAGGTTGGAGAAAGGAGCCTGCGTGA
- a CDS encoding rhomboid family intramembrane serine protease yields the protein MFPLKDDVPTNSTPFVTVGLIAVNVLIFLYQASLQGMASAEGSRAAQAFVLEFGLVPCRLTGHCLPPAGVPQPVVSMFTSMFLHGGLFHVAGNMLYLWIFGNNVEDTLGHARFVLFYLASGVGAALVQTAVGPESTVPMIGASGAVSGVLGAYLLLFPRANVLTLIVFGFFIRLIRIPAVVVLGLWFAVQFLNGLVTWSASSRSGEAAGVAWFAHIGGFVVGMALLYALQPRRPASGGARRSW from the coding sequence ATGTTTCCGCTCAAAGACGATGTCCCGACCAATTCGACGCCTTTCGTTACCGTCGGTTTGATCGCCGTCAATGTGCTCATTTTCCTCTACCAGGCATCGCTCCAGGGCATGGCCTCCGCGGAGGGCTCACGTGCCGCGCAAGCCTTTGTCCTCGAGTTCGGGCTGGTACCCTGCCGGCTCACGGGCCATTGCCTGCCCCCCGCGGGGGTTCCTCAGCCGGTCGTGTCCATGTTCACCTCGATGTTCCTCCACGGAGGCCTGTTCCACGTCGCCGGCAATATGCTCTACCTGTGGATCTTCGGTAACAATGTCGAGGACACCCTGGGGCATGCCCGGTTCGTCCTCTTCTACCTCGCATCGGGCGTAGGCGCTGCGCTCGTGCAGACGGCCGTCGGACCAGAGTCGACCGTGCCGATGATCGGGGCCAGCGGGGCAGTATCCGGCGTGCTGGGCGCCTATCTCCTCCTCTTTCCGCGGGCCAATGTCCTGACCCTCATCGTCTTCGGCTTCTTCATTCGCCTCATCCGGATCCCTGCCGTCGTCGTGCTCGGCTTGTGGTTCGCCGTACAGTTCCTGAATGGCCTGGTGACGTGGAGTGCGAGCAGCAGGTCAGGGGAGGCAGCGGGCGTGGCGTGGTTTGCCCATATCGGAGGCTTTGTGGTGGGCATGGCGCTTCTCTATGCGCTCCAGCCGCGACGCCCCGCGAGCGGCGGGGCCCGTCGATCCTGGTAA